A section of the Candidatus Manganitrophus noduliformans genome encodes:
- a CDS encoding AMP-binding protein, whose product MATERHPDPSETVRQKVLSILRAFVAELGMEQAAHAVSLDASLDRDLGLGSLERVELILRIEKAFSVRIPEHLVAEARSPRDLAGAVLRSEAPGRPLSLERIQTIGAATPPPASAASLPEVLLSRAEREADRPHIYLPQEDGTEQKITYGQLVDAAGAVAQGLLEQGLRRHETVALMLPTGSDFFFTFFGVLFAGGIPVPLYPPVRMDQIEEYARRQIAILQKAGARFLIASGRVEGLGHLLQPMVPGLTDVTTFEALRRAASERPKVDLRAEDPALIQFTSGSTGLPKGVLLAHENILANIRAIGQAAQIGPGDVGVSWLPLYHDMGLIGSWLGALYFGIPITILSPLTFLTRPERWLWAIHYHRGTHSAAPNFAYELCVRKIDERAIEGLDLSSWRVAFNGAEPVSPETLERFTKRFAPYGFRKETFFPVYGLAESSVALTFPPVGRPPRIDLITRETFERERKAVAATPTEPSPLRFVSCGAPLPGHAVRIVDASGHEVGERTEGALQFRGPSTMREYYRDPEATEKTFQDGWCDSGDFAYLAEGELFVTGRRKDMIIKAGRNLYPQEVEETVGEIPGIRRGRVAAFGITDPEIGTEKLVVVAETRVEKEEARRRLIGEVMEKVAAVTDIRPDIVSLVPPDTIPKTSSGKLRRAALRSAYLKGEMGPPRRPAAFQIARIWFSGLGARLKQAFSSFGRLVYTVYVGSIALLTIPPVWAAMLLLPEGKMPARLSHAWSRRFFSWIGCPVTVEGSAHLSQAGPSVLVANHSGYLDAVVLMAALPPGFRFVAKRELMQAPIIRTVIKKADHLTVDRLDFTESVTTTRRIEEALRQGHSILIFPEGTFSRFRGIRPFRLGAFKVAAETGRPICPVAIRGAREVLWPGRWIPRRGPIRVTIGKPIHPEGKDWRQIVRLRDLAKAEIVRHAGEPSIDLVAAGIAKE is encoded by the coding sequence ATGGCCACTGAGCGCCATCCCGATCCAAGTGAGACCGTCAGACAAAAAGTCCTTTCAATCCTCCGCGCGTTTGTCGCCGAGCTTGGGATGGAACAGGCCGCTCACGCTGTTTCGTTAGACGCCTCCCTCGATCGGGATCTCGGTCTGGGAAGTTTGGAGCGGGTCGAGCTCATTCTTCGGATCGAAAAAGCGTTCTCGGTCCGGATTCCGGAGCATCTGGTTGCGGAGGCGAGGAGCCCGCGCGATCTGGCTGGCGCCGTTCTCCGTTCCGAGGCCCCCGGCCGCCCCCTCTCCTTGGAAAGGATCCAAACGATCGGCGCCGCCACGCCCCCCCCCGCCTCCGCCGCCTCGCTTCCGGAAGTCCTTCTGAGCCGGGCGGAGAGAGAGGCCGATCGCCCCCATATCTACCTTCCGCAGGAAGACGGAACCGAACAGAAGATCACCTACGGCCAGCTCGTCGACGCCGCCGGCGCCGTGGCGCAGGGACTTTTGGAGCAAGGGCTCCGCCGCCATGAGACGGTGGCGCTGATGCTCCCGACCGGCTCCGACTTCTTCTTCACCTTCTTCGGCGTCCTCTTCGCCGGAGGGATCCCCGTTCCGCTTTATCCTCCCGTTCGGATGGACCAGATCGAGGAGTATGCCCGCCGTCAGATCGCCATCCTGCAGAAGGCCGGTGCCCGATTCCTGATCGCCTCCGGCCGGGTGGAGGGATTGGGGCATCTTCTCCAGCCGATGGTTCCGGGTTTAACCGATGTGACGACGTTTGAAGCGTTGCGCCGCGCCGCTTCGGAGCGGCCGAAAGTCGATCTCCGGGCGGAGGATCCGGCGTTGATTCAATTCACCTCCGGAAGCACCGGCCTTCCCAAAGGGGTGCTGCTCGCCCACGAGAATATCCTCGCCAACATCCGCGCCATCGGGCAGGCCGCCCAGATTGGACCGGGCGATGTCGGGGTCAGCTGGCTTCCGCTCTATCACGACATGGGTCTGATCGGCTCCTGGCTCGGCGCCCTCTACTTCGGCATCCCGATCACGATCCTCTCGCCGCTGACCTTTCTGACCCGGCCGGAGCGATGGCTCTGGGCGATCCACTATCATCGGGGGACCCACTCCGCCGCGCCGAATTTTGCCTATGAACTTTGCGTCCGTAAGATCGACGAGCGCGCGATCGAAGGACTCGATCTGAGCTCCTGGCGGGTCGCCTTCAACGGGGCCGAGCCGGTCAGCCCCGAGACACTCGAGCGATTTACGAAGCGGTTTGCTCCATACGGCTTCCGGAAGGAAACTTTTTTTCCGGTTTACGGGCTGGCCGAGTCGTCGGTCGCGCTGACCTTCCCCCCCGTCGGCCGGCCGCCGCGGATCGATCTGATCACCCGCGAAACCTTCGAGCGAGAACGAAAAGCGGTAGCGGCCACTCCCACCGAGCCGTCTCCGCTTCGATTCGTCTCCTGCGGCGCTCCCCTTCCGGGCCATGCGGTTCGCATTGTCGATGCGTCGGGTCATGAGGTGGGGGAACGGACCGAAGGGGCGCTGCAATTTCGCGGACCGTCGACAATGAGAGAATATTATCGTGATCCGGAAGCGACCGAGAAAACCTTCCAAGACGGCTGGTGCGACTCGGGTGATTTCGCCTATCTCGCGGAGGGAGAGCTCTTCGTGACCGGCCGCCGCAAAGACATGATTATCAAGGCGGGCCGCAATCTTTACCCCCAAGAGGTGGAAGAAACGGTAGGAGAGATTCCCGGAATCCGCCGCGGACGGGTGGCCGCCTTCGGCATCACCGATCCGGAAATCGGAACGGAAAAGCTGGTCGTCGTTGCGGAGACAAGGGTGGAGAAAGAAGAAGCGCGGCGCCGGTTGATTGGCGAGGTCATGGAGAAGGTGGCCGCCGTCACCGATATCCGTCCCGATATTGTCTCGCTGGTTCCCCCGGACACGATCCCGAAGACCTCCAGCGGCAAACTTCGCCGCGCCGCATTGCGGAGCGCCTACCTGAAAGGAGAGATGGGTCCGCCGCGCCGTCCCGCCGCGTTTCAGATCGCCCGGATATGGTTCTCCGGTCTCGGCGCCCGTTTGAAGCAGGCTTTCTCCTCGTTCGGCCGTCTGGTCTATACCGTTTATGTCGGATCGATCGCGCTTCTGACCATTCCCCCCGTCTGGGCGGCGATGCTCCTTCTCCCGGAGGGGAAGATGCCGGCGCGGCTTTCTCATGCCTGGTCGCGCCGATTCTTCTCCTGGATCGGTTGTCCCGTGACGGTGGAGGGAAGCGCGCATCTCTCGCAGGCCGGCCCGTCCGTTCTGGTCGCCAATCACTCCGGCTACCTCGATGCGGTCGTCTTGATGGCGGCGCTTCCCCCCGGTTTTCGCTTTGTGGCCAAGCGGGAATTGATGCAGGCGCCGATCATTCGGACCGTCATTAAAAAGGCGGACCATTTGACGGTCGATCGGCTCGACTTTACCGAAAGCGTCACGACCACCCGCCGAATCGAGGAGGCGCTCCGGCAGGGCCACTCCATTTTGATCTTTCCGGAAGGGACCTTCTCGCGATTCCGGGGGATCCGTCCGTTCCGATTGGGGGCGTTCAAAGTCGCCGCGGAAACCGGACGGCCGATCTGCCCGGTCGCCATCCGGGGCGCCCGCGAAGTTCTTTGGCCCGGCCGTTGGATCCCCCGCCGCGGACCGATCCGGGTGACCATCGGCAAGCCGATCCATCCCGAGGGAAAGGACTGGCGGCAGATCGTCCGACTGAGGGATCTTGCCAAAGCCGAGATCGTCCGCCACGCCGGGGAACCGTCGATCGACCTGGTCGCCGCGGGGATTGCGAAAGAATAA
- a CDS encoding 5-oxoprolinase subunit PxpA gives MARTIDLNADVGERPEALADGSEEAILRLVSSANIACGGHAGDAETMAQVIRLCMKYGVAVGAHPGYPDRARFGRERLSSSPEAIQAFVFEQVKTLGEKAASLGTGVRHVKPHGALYNTAAHDRATAEAIAKGAARWRDDLTLVGLAGSLMLTVWTEMGFRTAGEAFADRAYESDGTLRSRKKENALITDPAQACRQALRIVRQRFVLSTEGVEVPVDAKTLSVHSDTPQAASILLALRGRLEKEGIGVKALS, from the coding sequence ATGGCCCGGACAATCGATCTGAATGCGGATGTGGGCGAGCGGCCGGAAGCCCTTGCGGATGGGAGCGAAGAGGCGATCCTCCGGTTGGTTTCGAGCGCCAACATCGCCTGCGGCGGCCATGCGGGTGATGCCGAGACGATGGCGCAGGTGATCCGGCTCTGCATGAAATACGGCGTGGCGGTCGGCGCCCATCCCGGCTATCCGGACCGCGCCCGCTTCGGCCGGGAACGCTTGTCGTCGTCGCCCGAAGCGATTCAAGCCTTTGTCTTCGAACAGGTTAAAACACTGGGAGAGAAGGCGGCCTCCCTCGGAACCGGGGTGCGCCATGTCAAACCGCACGGCGCCCTCTACAATACCGCGGCGCATGATCGCGCGACGGCGGAAGCGATCGCGAAAGGGGCGGCGCGATGGCGGGACGATCTCACGCTGGTCGGTCTGGCCGGATCGTTGATGTTGACGGTCTGGACCGAGATGGGATTTCGAACCGCCGGAGAGGCCTTCGCCGATCGAGCGTATGAATCGGACGGAACCCTCCGCTCCCGGAAAAAGGAAAACGCCCTCATCACCGATCCGGCGCAGGCCTGCCGGCAAGCCCTTCGGATCGTCCGGCAACGCTTCGTCCTCTCCACGGAAGGGGTCGAGGTGCCGGTCGATGCGAAGACCCTCTCCGTTCACAGCGATACCCCGCAGGCCGCATCGATCCTGCTTGCGCTTCGCGGGAGGTTGGAAAAAGAGGGAATCGGCGTGAAAGCGCTCTCTTGA
- a CDS encoding biotin-dependent carboxyltransferase family protein yields the protein MLRVISPGFQTSVQDAGRFHFAHLGVSQSGAADPVAFRLGNRLVENQENTPSLEMTLLGGTFEFEEDRLIALTGADCGPTLGQQSIPMWTTIPIRAGQRLECRAMQEGARTYLSIQGGISVQKVMESAATHLQTGLGGWHGRAIQKGERLPLDGSFHPSAFRLQSVPNTLQRYLQERTKIKITRAPQTDLFPDSSLKVLTTASYVVSESSNRVGLRLTGKPIDREKKEELITEGISLGAIQVPADGQPILLFVEHPTAGGYPKIANVISADLCKVGQLKPRDEVHFQFVDVDEAIRLYRKQDRLLTDTPLQRELNF from the coding sequence ATGCTGAGAGTGATTTCACCCGGATTTCAAACCTCCGTTCAAGACGCCGGCCGGTTTCACTTCGCCCACCTGGGGGTCTCCCAGTCCGGGGCGGCCGATCCGGTCGCCTTTCGGCTCGGAAATCGGTTGGTCGAAAATCAGGAAAATACCCCTTCACTGGAGATGACCCTCCTCGGAGGAACGTTCGAATTCGAAGAGGATCGTCTCATCGCCCTCACCGGCGCCGATTGCGGTCCGACGCTCGGTCAACAGTCGATCCCGATGTGGACCACGATCCCGATCCGCGCCGGACAGAGATTAGAATGCCGCGCGATGCAAGAGGGGGCCCGAACGTATCTTTCTATCCAGGGAGGAATTTCCGTTCAGAAGGTCATGGAGAGCGCAGCGACGCATCTCCAGACCGGCCTCGGCGGATGGCACGGCCGGGCGATTCAAAAAGGAGAGCGGCTTCCCCTGGACGGGTCATTCCATCCGAGCGCGTTTCGTCTTCAATCGGTTCCGAACACACTGCAACGATATTTGCAAGAAAGGACAAAGATCAAAATCACACGGGCCCCGCAGACCGATCTTTTTCCTGACTCATCGTTGAAGGTCCTGACGACCGCATCCTATGTCGTCTCCGAATCGTCGAACCGCGTCGGCCTGCGTCTTACGGGAAAACCGATCGACCGGGAAAAGAAAGAGGAGTTGATCACAGAGGGAATTTCGCTCGGGGCGATCCAGGTTCCGGCCGACGGTCAGCCGATCCTCCTGTTCGTGGAGCATCCGACCGCCGGAGGGTATCCGAAAATCGCGAATGTCATCTCCGCCGATCTCTGCAAAGTGGGACAGCTGAAGCCGCGGGATGAAGTCCACTTTCAATTTGTCGACGTTGACGAAGCGATCCGGCTTTACCGAAAACAAGATCGCCTCTTAACCGACACCCCTCTTCAAAGGGAGCTGAATTTCTGA
- the pxpB gene encoding 5-oxoprolinase subunit PxpB: MERDPLLYRTIPASDRSLLISFGEEISLAFHQRVRALTERLLRQPPDAILNIHPAYSSLLITFDPLRATFQEIESSVRNFLIDTTAEPPASPRRIEIPVCYDEAFGPDLSDVASLNGLSTEEVIRIHLSGEYYVSFIGFTPGFGYLGGMSPRIAAPRLATPRRRVPAGSVAIGGNQTGIYPTATPGGWRIIGRTPLRLFVPDRDPPSLLALGREVRFRRISRAEFDEIHPP; encoded by the coding sequence GTGGAGCGTGATCCCCTCCTCTACCGTACCATCCCAGCGAGCGATCGCTCTCTTTTGATCTCTTTTGGAGAGGAGATCTCTTTGGCGTTTCATCAACGTGTGCGGGCGCTCACCGAACGCTTGCTGAGGCAGCCCCCTGACGCCATCCTCAACATTCATCCGGCCTACAGCTCCCTCCTCATCACTTTCGATCCGCTCCGCGCCACATTTCAAGAGATCGAGTCGTCCGTCCGGAATTTCCTGATCGATACGACGGCGGAGCCGCCGGCTTCCCCCCGCCGGATTGAAATCCCCGTCTGCTATGACGAAGCATTCGGACCCGATCTCTCCGATGTGGCCTCACTGAACGGACTATCGACGGAGGAAGTGATTCGCATTCACCTCTCCGGAGAGTATTACGTCTCCTTCATCGGGTTCACACCCGGATTCGGTTATCTCGGCGGGATGTCGCCACGAATCGCAGCGCCGCGCCTGGCGACGCCGCGGAGACGCGTGCCGGCCGGAAGCGTGGCGATCGGGGGGAATCAAACGGGAATTTACCCGACCGCCACCCCCGGCGGGTGGCGGATCATCGGGAGGACCCCGCTTCGACTTTTTGTTCCCGACAGAGACCCTCCCTCCCTGCTCGCGCTCGGAAGGGAGGTCCGGTTCAGGAGAATCTCCCGCGCGGAATTCGATGAGATCCACCCACCTTGA
- a CDS encoding SDR family oxidoreductase, which yields MSHLQDQVAIITGGSSGIGYAVAQAALSEGMRVTISARNKNKLSRALTELKKEVKGEDRLIAVPADVSVAAQVDEMVRETIDKWGQVDLLVNNAGVGQWGAIEEISEEDWDRVQAINLKGTFLCTKAVLPVMKRQRSGYIVNISSLAGKQGMGGASAYSASKFGVIGFTESLLEEGIAHQIRATAICPGFVATPMVASASVPPEEMIPPADIGKIIIDLLHLAPVTVIKEIVVQRRGAID from the coding sequence ATGTCGCATCTACAAGATCAAGTCGCCATCATTACCGGGGGAAGCAGCGGAATCGGTTACGCCGTCGCCCAAGCGGCGTTGTCCGAAGGAATGCGGGTGACGATTTCCGCCCGGAACAAAAACAAACTTTCCCGCGCTCTGACGGAGTTGAAGAAAGAAGTGAAAGGGGAGGATCGCCTGATCGCCGTCCCGGCCGACGTCTCGGTGGCGGCTCAGGTCGATGAGATGGTCCGGGAGACGATCGATAAATGGGGCCAGGTCGATCTCCTGGTGAACAACGCCGGCGTCGGCCAATGGGGCGCCATCGAAGAGATCAGTGAAGAAGATTGGGATCGGGTTCAGGCGATCAATCTGAAGGGGACCTTCCTCTGCACGAAGGCGGTCCTGCCGGTGATGAAGCGGCAACGCTCCGGTTATATCGTCAATATCTCCTCGTTGGCCGGGAAGCAGGGGATGGGAGGGGCATCCGCCTACTCCGCGTCCAAATTTGGCGTCATCGGATTTACCGAGAGTCTCTTGGAAGAGGGGATCGCGCATCAAATCCGGGCGACGGCGATCTGCCCCGGTTTTGTGGCGACGCCGATGGTGGCCAGCGCCTCGGTGCCGCCGGAAGAGATGATCCCGCCGGCCGACATCGGGAAGATCATCATTGATCTCCTCCATCTCGCGCCGGTGACCGTGATCAAAGAGATCGTCGTCCAACGCCGCGGCGCAATCGATTAA
- the udp gene encoding uridine phosphorylase has translation MKMANVYHLDLSRSMLKGAALALLPGDPFRVPKIAAQIEARSGEKAVELAWKREYRSFLGTLAGEKVLVTSTGIGGPSTSIAVEELAKLGVRIFLRVGTAGAIQPGMNIGDLVVTTASVRLDGASTHYAPIEYPAVSHPEVLIALIDAARRHEREGISTHVGITASSDTFYAGEERTDGFSHYLLRRLRGLTEEMKRLHVLNFEMESATLLTMCAALGLKGGVITGVVNRRRKKEEKITPERLRAGEENVIRVALTAAERLLALRKKE, from the coding sequence ATTAAAATGGCCAACGTCTACCATCTCGATCTTTCCCGGAGCATGTTGAAGGGGGCGGCGCTGGCCCTCCTTCCGGGAGATCCGTTTCGCGTCCCCAAAATCGCCGCGCAGATTGAAGCGCGGAGCGGGGAGAAAGCGGTGGAGCTCGCCTGGAAGCGGGAGTATCGAAGCTTCTTGGGAACGCTGGCCGGGGAAAAGGTTCTCGTCACCTCCACCGGGATTGGCGGGCCGTCGACCTCTATCGCCGTCGAAGAGCTGGCCAAGCTCGGCGTTCGAATTTTTCTCCGCGTCGGGACCGCCGGCGCGATCCAGCCCGGCATGAACATCGGCGATCTCGTCGTCACCACCGCGTCGGTTCGCCTCGACGGCGCCTCCACCCATTATGCCCCGATCGAGTATCCGGCGGTCTCTCACCCGGAAGTTCTCATCGCCCTGATCGATGCGGCGCGGCGACACGAACGGGAGGGGATCTCCACCCATGTCGGGATCACCGCCTCTTCAGATACCTTTTATGCCGGGGAGGAGCGGACTGACGGCTTTTCCCATTACCTGCTGCGGCGGCTGCGGGGGTTGACCGAGGAGATGAAGCGGCTGCACGTTCTCAACTTCGAAATGGAGTCGGCGACGCTGCTGACGATGTGCGCCGCGCTCGGCCTGAAGGGGGGGGTGATCACGGGGGTGGTGAATCGAAGGAGGAAGAAAGAAGAAAAGATCACGCCGGAGCGGCTGCGGGCGGGCGAAGAGAATGTCATCCGGGTGGCGCTCACCGCCGCCGAACGGCTTTTGGCGCTTCGAAAAAAAGAGTGA
- a CDS encoding response regulator, translated as MNSKSTVLIVDDETGPRESLKLLLKSHYRVEEADGGLRAMQIIRKRTVDLVTLDLRMPGMDGVAVLKSIKEYNPHIEVMIITGYGAGNQGSAADLVRLGARSYYTKPFNVPQLMVEIAQAIDSKKKLDRSRIPSIESALYNRRSRFRIPMISISSLTRLGIHPTSDILVQDICTHGIGILCPEKFQKGEFVRVEVIFGTDRGKTTTESIVGEVAWTSPLQNGITYAIHIRFDRIGKENPRLLEYIKHHEEMNSPPLS; from the coding sequence ATGAATTCCAAGAGTACCGTTTTAATCGTCGATGATGAAACCGGCCCGCGTGAGTCGCTGAAGTTGCTTCTCAAGTCCCACTACAGAGTGGAGGAAGCGGACGGCGGTCTTCGGGCGATGCAAATCATTCGAAAGAGGACGGTCGATCTGGTCACGCTGGACTTAAGGATGCCGGGGATGGACGGGGTCGCCGTATTGAAGTCGATCAAAGAGTATAACCCTCATATCGAGGTCATGATTATCACCGGGTACGGCGCCGGAAATCAGGGGAGCGCCGCCGATTTGGTCCGGCTCGGAGCAAGAAGCTATTACACCAAGCCGTTCAATGTTCCACAATTGATGGTCGAAATCGCTCAAGCCATCGACAGCAAGAAAAAGCTCGATCGCTCCAGAATCCCATCGATCGAAAGCGCTTTGTACAATCGAAGGAGCCGCTTCCGAATCCCAATGATTTCGATTTCGAGCCTCACCCGGCTCGGGATACATCCGACGAGCGACATTTTGGTCCAGGACATCTGTACCCACGGGATCGGAATCCTTTGTCCGGAGAAATTCCAAAAAGGGGAGTTCGTCCGTGTCGAGGTCATTTTTGGAACCGATCGAGGAAAGACAACAACCGAATCGATCGTGGGAGAGGTGGCTTGGACAAGCCCTTTGCAAAATGGAATCACCTATGCGATCCACATCCGCTTTGATCGGATCGGGAAGGAAAATCCGAGACTGCTTGAGTACATCAAGCATCATGAAGAGATGAACTCACCCCCCCTTTCTTAG